One segment of Chionomys nivalis chromosome 3, mChiNiv1.1, whole genome shotgun sequence DNA contains the following:
- the Olig2 gene encoding oligodendrocyte transcription factor 2, with product MDSDASLVSSRPSSPEPDDLFLPARSKGGSSSGFTGGTVSSSTPSDCPPELSAELRGAMGAAGAHPGDKLGGGSFKSSSSSTSSSMSSAATSSTKKDKKQMTEPELQQLRLKINSRERKRMHDLNIAMDGLREVMPYAHGPSVRKLSKIATLLLARNYILMLTNSLEEMKRLVSEIYGGHHAGFHPSACGGLAHTAPLPTATAHPAAAAHAAHHPAVHHPILPPAAAAAAAAAAAAAVSSASLPGSGLSSVGSIRPPHGLLKSPSAATAAPLGGGGGGSGGSGGFQHWGGMPCPCSMCQVPPPHHHVSAMGAGSLPRLTSDAK from the coding sequence ATGGACTCGGACGCCAGCCTGGTGTCTAGCCGCCCGTCGTCTCCGGAACCCGATGATCTTTTTCTGCCGGCCCGAAGCAAGGGCGGCAGCAGCAGCGGCTTCACAGGGGGGACCGTGTCCTCGTCCACGCCGAGCGACTGCCCGCCGGAGTTGAGCGCGGAACTGCGAGGGGCCATGGGCGCTGCGGGTGCGCATCCCGGGGACAAATTGGGCGGCGGCAGTTTCAAGTCTTCTTCCTCTAGCACTTCCTCGTCCATGTCGTCTGCGGCCACGTCGTCCACCAAGAAAGACAAGAAGCAGATGACTGAGCCCGAGCTGCAGCAGTTGCGCCTGAAGATCAACAGCCGCGAACGCAAGCGCATGCACGACCTCAATATCGCCATGGACGGCCTGCGGGAGGTCATGCCGTACGCACACGGCCCATCGGTGCGCAAGCTCTCCAAGATCGCCACGCTGCTGCTGGCGCGAAACTACATCCTGATGCTCACCAACTCACTGGAGGAGATGAAGCGACTGGTGAGCGAGATCTATGGCGGTCACCACGCCGGCTTCCACCCGTCCGCCTGTGGCGGCCTGGCACACACGGCGCCACTACCCACCGCCACAGCCCACCCCGCAGCCGCAGCGCACGCCGCGCACCACCCCGCCGTGCACCACCCCATCCTTCCTCCCGCAGCCGCAGCCGCAGCTGCCGCAGCCGCTGCTGCAGCGGTGTCCAGCGCCTCCCTGCCGGGCTCCGGGCTGTCCTCGGTGGGATCCATCCGGCCTCCCCACGGCCTGCTCAAGTCTCCGTCGGCTGCCACAGCCGCCCCTCTCGGAGGCGGGGGTGGCGGCAGCGGTGGCAGCGGTGGCTTCCAGCACTGGGGCGGCATGCCGTGCCCCTGCAGCATGTGCCAGGTGCCACCGCCGCACCACCACGTGTCGGCCATGGGCGCCGGCAGCCTGCCGCGCCTCACCTCCGACGCCAAGTGA